From Triticum aestivum cultivar Chinese Spring chromosome 7B, IWGSC CS RefSeq v2.1, whole genome shotgun sequence:
ATGCAGTAGCCCGACACTCTGTCCATGGCGATGCTCGGATCAGTGGAAATTTCCACGAATTCGGTGAACCCGCGTCTCACCGGAACTGCGACGCGAAGGCTCCCTTGGCTGGGTGACTTGTTCCACGCGATCGGGACAGCCGCTGTCTCGCCTGGCCAGAGGATCTGCTTCAGTTCTTTCCGTGCACCGCTGGGATACAGGCTCGTCGTGATCCCCAACCCCGGCACCCAGAAGCCGACCGTCCTTGCGCCATTGCCGATGATATTCATGATCTCGTACACCGAGACCTGCAGCTGGCCGTCGACCAGGCCGAACCTTCCTACCAGTCCATCGAACTTGGTGACCAGCAGAGCATCGATGAATGCCGTTAGTTGTGCCGTTCGGAAGGTTGTCTCAGCTGCTGCCGCGGCAGCCCATGCCGTGTCATACAACCAGAGCAGCGTCACCGGCACAGTGGGGTCGTCGTGCTCGAGACCTGGGTTCTCCTGCCGAAACCTCGCCTTGAACCGCCTCCAGAAGCTCCTGACTTGGTCCGTCGCCGGCACGTAAGGCCGCAGGCTGACAACCCCCTGCATGTAATCGATGTCGCCGGGGTTAGGGAGGCTGTCCGCCGCGTTGCCAACGCCAGCGGTGGTGACCCAGACGTAGCCCTCCGACATCATGCCGGCGACCACGGCCCGGCGGAAGAGGCGCGCGGCCAGAGCGGGGGGCATGTGCACGATGTACACCTTCGTCGGCATTGTCTTGAGGGCGAGGAGCGCCGCGTAGACGCGGCTGTCTGTCGCGTCGCGAGGCACGGCTACGCTCTCGGTGAGACCGCGTGACCCCTGGAACGCGTGGACCAGCGCCGAGAGGAGGCCGACGCCGTAGGGCGAGTCCTCGTGAAGCAGGACAGCGGCCCGCCACGCAAACGCCTCGAGAATGGCGGCGATCGGCGCCGCCTGGGAGCTGATGTTGGGTGCGGTGCGTACGAAGAAACGCGACCGCAATAACGAACTCGATGCCGACGAGGTGGCGGTGGAGGAGGAAAGGATCGGGATGTTGCTGTGTTCCGCTATGCCGGCGAATAGCTCGGCAGCTTCGGGTGATGTCTGAGGCGAGATGATGGCCTGCACGTCGGCATTCTTGTCCATGAGCTCTACGGCTGCTGGGCTTGTGTTGGTCCTGCCTGCTTGTTTTGTGGGCTACTTTCGTTCTTGTGCTTTGCTGTTTGAACCTGCCGTATGATGATCGTACTTTGGGACTATGTAAgtttggttttcagtaatgaaaatcggaacgggaaagcccttctttgatcaaaaaaaaatgAGCTCCACGGCTGCAAAAATATTCAAACAACGAAAATCAAAATCAAACGCaagttattttttattttatttctgagAATAGTACGAGATGTTTTTTTTTAGAATCAAACGCAAGTTACGCAACATACTCCTTTTTATTTACTCTGTATATTAGAGTTGGCTgaagtcaaactttatgaagtttgatcaaatttatagaaaatgatataaacattgacattaacaaatctatatgatgtgaaagtacattcaataataaatctattggtattgatttgttattatatatgttcatatttttgtttataaactttgtcaaaatTTACAAATCTTGACTTTGACTAAAGTTAGTacgcgaactaaataaaaacggagggattACATGCACGGTGATATGATTTAAGCCAGTAAACTCAAGCAAATCCAAATCCAATGATAGCACGCACTTAACAAAGTCAGGAGTATATGAATAGATCCAATGAACAGATCGAGCTCCCGGAATTTAGTACAACATGCAAGAACGATGAGAGGAATTATCGAGCCGCACTTACCAGCGTGTGCCACCTTGACGAGGTCTCCGCGCGAATCCTTGAGACGCAGCTCCACCGACGTGGCGTAGTTCGGGTCCCTCGCCTCCGCCATGGACGACGAGCTGACCCTTGACGCAGCGGCCGGCCTCGCCTCCTCCAGCCTCGCGTCCCTCGCCTCCGCCAAAGGCAAGCCCCGCTCGTCGTGCAAGACTGCGGCATCGCTCAAGAAGAAGTAGTTGACGCCCGAGCAGCGGGCCGTGCAGTCAGCCAAGAGGAAGGGCCGAAGGCATGCGCGGGACAACAAGCTCTCTACCGCGGCCGCCACCGCCTCTCCGCGCGTGTCTATTTAGATCAAAACGGACACAAAAGTCTGCCCAACGCGCCGTCCCAAACGAACGTGTGTCCGCTTTTTGTCTGCCTGCCGTCCCATTCCCGATCCAAATTTAGGCCTCATTCGGCGAggacaccaaacggacgcgcgtgACGCACGCCTATTGCTCCCCCTGGCACGCTAGTCGACGGCACAGGCACCAGCCTAccaccatcccccccccccccccccccccactttcccAAACAACTCCCGCCCGCCCGCGCTCCCGGCCGCTCGCCATGGACGACGTGCCGACCCTCGACGaagccgccggcctcgcctccctcgtctcctccggcctcgcctccctcgtcTCCTCCGGCCTCGCCTCCGTCGCCTCCGCCAAAGGCAAGCCCCGCTCGTCGTGCAAGACTGCGGCGCCGCTCAAGAAGAAGCAGTTAACGCCCGAGCAGCGGGCCGtgcagtcggccaagaggaaggccCTAAGGCATGCGCCGGACCACAAGCTCTctgccacggccgccgccgccctctccatcGCCGCATAACAAGAGGAAACGGAGTTTTCACGGCAACAAGGGAGACCCTGCTCTACCTAGGGTTAAACCCTGGCCATCATGGGCTCGTCAGCGCCGCTGTGGCCGCGGCCAGCACGGGCTCGTCAGCATTCCCTTGGGTAGTGCTGCCAGAGTCGCCGCGTGTGTCTGCCACGCAGGCTATTCCTGGCTTCCATGTCTATCTGCAAGCCTCCCGCTTCTCCGGGGAATGCTCTACGTAGGTGAGTGTGGTGGCGTCGTACATGCACGGGCCCACGCCCATGGCCATCAACCTCAACGCCACACCGGTGGCCGGTGGATCATCCTCTGGAGGGGCGAGGAAATGCCCGCGGGAGATACCAACCAACATGCATCCCGACTCCCGACACCCGCAACCTATTCGACAGAATGCTGGCCACT
This genomic window contains:
- the LOC123157326 gene encoding glutamate receptor 2.7-like; protein product: MDKNADVQAIISPQTSPEAAELFAGIAEHSNIPILSSSTATSSASSSLLRSRFFVRTAPNISSQAAPIAAILEAFAWRAAVLLHEDSPYGVGLLSALVHAFQGSRGLTESVAVPRDATDSRVYAALLALKTMPTKVYIVHMPPALAARLFRRAVVAGMMSEGYVWVTTAGVGNAADSLPNPGDIDYMQGVVSLRPYVPATDQVRSFWRRFKARFRQENPGLEHDDPTVPVTLLWLYDTAWAAAAAAETTFRTAQLTAFIDALLVTKFDGLVGRFGLVDGQLQVSVYEIMNIIGNGARTVGFWVPGLGITTSLYPSGARKELKQILWPGETAAVPIAWNKSPSQGSLRVAVPVRRGFTEFVEISTDPSIAMDRVSGYCIDVFNAVMARLDYTVAYHYQPANANMPYDELVNLVHGKRRSWRATCQSLW